Proteins found in one Cobetia sp. L2A1 genomic segment:
- a CDS encoding helix-turn-helix transcriptional regulator, translating into MSTEESADVLTSLGWHRDFSLLLRELEKETFWRSTSRVLSRHLCFNTWVALVFHRDHPPTILADSDEDDGADEMLFQDYQKGLYLLDPFYVAARAAPVCTLVTLDDVAPEQFTQTEYYQRYFRRNIVADEVQLNQPLENGSLLCLSLGSVETFNTAALGLLQLIQPWLCELMRLRIAYETSRSHPPRVHPWHPMGDQQLPGTSRHGLTEREREVSQLMLGGCSTKEIARRLGISIETVRAHKKHLYSKLGINTQAELFSRFWQEQP; encoded by the coding sequence ATGAGCACCGAAGAATCAGCAGACGTGCTGACCTCGCTCGGATGGCACAGAGACTTCTCGCTACTCCTGCGCGAGCTTGAAAAGGAAACATTCTGGCGCTCGACGAGTCGCGTGCTTTCACGTCATCTGTGTTTCAACACATGGGTCGCCCTGGTATTCCACCGTGATCATCCGCCCACGATCCTGGCAGACAGTGATGAAGATGACGGTGCAGATGAGATGCTCTTCCAGGATTATCAGAAGGGGTTGTATTTATTGGATCCCTTCTATGTTGCAGCGCGAGCGGCCCCCGTCTGTACATTGGTCACTCTGGACGATGTCGCCCCCGAGCAGTTTACGCAGACCGAATATTACCAACGCTATTTCAGGCGCAATATTGTCGCGGATGAAGTGCAACTAAATCAGCCGTTGGAAAATGGCAGTCTCTTGTGTCTCTCACTAGGGTCGGTTGAAACCTTCAATACGGCTGCACTCGGCTTGTTGCAATTGATCCAGCCATGGCTTTGCGAGTTGATGCGACTACGCATTGCCTATGAAACCTCACGAAGCCATCCTCCTCGCGTACATCCTTGGCACCCAATGGGTGATCAACAACTGCCAGGCACCTCACGTCATGGCCTGACCGAGCGTGAACGAGAGGTGAGCCAGTTGATGCTCGGAGGTTGCTCGACCAAGGAAATTGCCCGCCGGCTGGGCATTTCCATTGAAACAGTACGCGCTCACAAGAAGCATCTGTATTCCAAGCTGGGAATTAATACACAGGCCGAGCTGTTTTCTCGCTTCTGGCAGGAACAGCCCTGA
- a CDS encoding carbon-nitrogen hydrolase family protein translates to MKIALAQVPSVEGDIARNLTTALDAITRHGDAVSLMIFPETHLSGFAEIGHVADRALSLDGPEIEMLCDASRHHDCALAIGLLEEGEQETYNTTLLITPESGVALSYRKTHLWPDERNLVVPGDRMAVMEWRGLTLGLMICYDIEFPETSRALAQLGVDVIVVTNGNMDPYGPTHHRAAQARAQDNQCFLAMSNRCGEGAGLTFAGESGVFSPSGETVFQAEREEGIYLVTLDIALLSRARKDYDYLADRRMALAGESSAPLPTSSQDPLSQASTSNSTAWRF, encoded by the coding sequence ATGAAGATAGCGTTAGCACAAGTTCCGAGTGTCGAGGGTGATATCGCACGTAACCTTACCACGGCGCTTGATGCCATCACTCGTCATGGTGACGCAGTCTCCTTGATGATATTCCCCGAGACACACCTCAGTGGATTTGCCGAAATAGGGCACGTGGCAGACCGCGCACTGTCTCTGGACGGGCCTGAAATCGAGATGTTGTGCGACGCGAGCCGTCATCATGACTGTGCGCTTGCCATTGGGCTGTTGGAAGAAGGCGAGCAAGAAACCTACAACACGACGTTATTGATCACGCCTGAATCGGGTGTCGCGCTGAGCTATCGCAAGACACACCTGTGGCCAGACGAGCGAAACCTGGTGGTTCCCGGCGACCGCATGGCCGTTATGGAATGGCGTGGGCTGACCTTGGGGTTGATGATCTGCTACGACATCGAATTCCCGGAGACCTCACGCGCGCTAGCGCAGTTGGGCGTCGATGTCATCGTGGTAACCAATGGCAACATGGACCCCTATGGCCCGACACATCATCGTGCCGCGCAAGCACGTGCTCAGGATAATCAGTGTTTTCTTGCGATGAGCAACCGATGTGGCGAGGGGGCAGGACTGACCTTCGCGGGCGAGAGCGGCGTATTTTCACCGTCAGGAGAGACCGTGTTTCAGGCAGAGCGGGAAGAAGGTATCTATCTCGTCACACTGGATATTGCGTTGCTTTCACGCGCGCGCAAGGACTACGACTATCTCGCCGATCGTCGGATGGCACTCGCGGGAGAGTCGAGTGCTCCGCTTCCTACCTCGTCTCAGGATCCTCTCAGCCAGGCGAGCACTTCCAACAGCACTGCCTGGCGCTTCTGA
- a CDS encoding ABC transporter substrate-binding protein encodes MTLSLGLTSVVHATEGVALSSQESASRRLEIVAPFDIKGADPLLSGILFQRMQVVETLVDVDAKGELRPGLATDWTVTDDGLEWRFTMRADVHFHDGSLLTAEVARQALEIARGKPGLLKSVPVEEILAQDDASTGKATLVIHLSEPFAALPAYLADYRQQILAPSAYDDSGTALAVIGTGPYRMMSMSPPLSLEVAAFVDYWGEQPDIRRARYQAVSRAEGRALMTESGDADFTYSLDPASRQRLRDSPRVSLASAPTPRTLLLKVNANHAAFNSSDVRRALSLAIDRTAIAQVVLRYPEGASQLFPPMIEGWHNAALPALHQDVIKARELLEADGWQVGEDGIRHKGDQRLAVTLITFSDRPELPLVATVLERQFHAIGIATRLDITNFSAIPAGHHDGSLELALFARNLALVPDPIGTLLSDYAGTVEAPGGDWGAMGWHDVDFSAELARMAREGHAASDNGRDPRREASRVLQDALPVIPIAWYYQNLAISNRLESAQVDPWERSFGLSDLRWAP; translated from the coding sequence ATGACACTGAGTCTTGGTCTAACATCGGTGGTGCATGCAACGGAAGGGGTGGCACTCTCGTCACAGGAAAGTGCTTCGCGGAGACTGGAGATCGTCGCGCCCTTTGATATCAAGGGAGCAGACCCGCTGCTGAGTGGCATCCTGTTTCAGCGCATGCAGGTAGTGGAAACACTGGTGGATGTAGATGCCAAGGGGGAATTGCGTCCCGGGCTCGCCACGGACTGGACGGTCACGGATGACGGCCTGGAGTGGCGTTTCACGATGCGCGCGGATGTGCATTTTCATGATGGCAGCCTGTTGACGGCAGAGGTCGCGCGTCAGGCGCTGGAGATCGCGCGTGGCAAGCCGGGTCTGCTCAAGTCAGTACCGGTCGAGGAGATTCTGGCTCAGGACGATGCCTCCACCGGCAAGGCGACCCTCGTGATTCACTTGAGTGAGCCATTCGCAGCGCTCCCTGCGTATTTAGCCGATTACCGTCAACAGATATTGGCACCATCTGCCTATGACGACTCAGGGACTGCGCTTGCCGTAATCGGCACCGGGCCTTATCGCATGATGAGCATGTCACCGCCATTGAGTCTTGAGGTGGCTGCTTTTGTAGATTACTGGGGTGAGCAGCCCGACATACGGCGCGCACGCTATCAGGCGGTGAGTCGTGCCGAAGGCCGGGCACTGATGACAGAAAGTGGTGATGCCGATTTCACCTATTCGCTCGATCCCGCCAGTCGCCAGCGTCTGAGGGATTCACCTCGTGTCTCGCTGGCCTCTGCGCCGACCCCGCGTACCTTGCTGCTCAAGGTCAATGCCAATCATGCGGCATTCAACTCATCAGACGTACGTCGGGCATTGAGTCTGGCGATTGACCGAACTGCCATCGCGCAGGTGGTGCTGCGCTACCCCGAAGGCGCAAGCCAGCTATTTCCGCCGATGATCGAAGGCTGGCACAACGCGGCGCTGCCGGCGTTGCATCAGGATGTCATCAAGGCGCGTGAGTTACTGGAGGCTGACGGTTGGCAGGTAGGAGAGGACGGTATTCGCCATAAGGGTGACCAGCGCCTCGCCGTCACGCTGATCACCTTCTCTGATCGCCCTGAATTGCCGCTGGTGGCCACAGTGCTTGAGCGTCAATTTCATGCCATCGGCATCGCGACACGTCTCGATATCACCAACTTCTCCGCGATTCCTGCGGGCCATCATGATGGCAGTCTTGAACTTGCCCTGTTCGCACGCAATCTGGCCCTGGTGCCAGACCCCATCGGCACCTTGCTGAGTGACTATGCCGGGACGGTCGAGGCGCCGGGTGGCGATTGGGGTGCGATGGGGTGGCATGATGTGGACTTCTCGGCTGAACTTGCCCGAATGGCACGCGAAGGCCATGCCGCCTCCGACAATGGCCGCGACCCGCGCCGCGAGGCCAGTCGCGTATTGCAGGATGCACTACCCGTAATTCCGATTGCCTGGTATTACCAGAATCTGGCGATCTCAAATCGTCTTGAAAGCGCTCAGGTAGACCCCTGGGAGCGTAGCTTCGGTCTTTCTGACCTGCGGTGGGCACCATGA
- a CDS encoding Na+/H+ antiporter NhaC family protein gives MTQTETKELQFRGGVMGALMPLLVLVSGLIYLSVMERAGTKPFWACAWVAMGVGLFLCRNRSAYCESLLRGMGNQTATAIIALWLLAGVFGKLMTAGGLIEGLQWVGASLGATGGGFVLLAFVICMVFSLGTGTSVGTVIGLGPVLYPAGVMLGADPTVLAVALLSGAAFGDNLSPVSDTTIVSSLTQGAQVADVIRTRLPLSLSAAGICVVIFLFFGGSDEALREVSRLSQGDISGLIMLLPLILVVALALKRRHIVEAMFFGNLAAMICGWLTGAITFGDIFSLPAERGVSTGLIENGIASVTGAVLFALMVLALTQVMLDAGLMRRLLDKANESLIKTRTGAETGIVAVTIAASIPLSANAPALLLVGPGLVRKLAEKFGIAPERSANLMDCAVCTVFFLLPWHIAVAVWQQVIAASAAETGVAAPSAMASFFTPYPWAMLVVLAISIYWRSRNQNDQDLRTEHGAAAGHSSDAVPASPVKPV, from the coding sequence ATGACTCAGACAGAAACGAAAGAACTTCAATTCCGTGGTGGTGTGATGGGGGCGCTCATGCCGCTGTTGGTTCTGGTGTCGGGTCTTATCTATCTCTCTGTCATGGAGCGTGCCGGTACCAAACCGTTCTGGGCCTGTGCCTGGGTAGCGATGGGCGTAGGACTGTTTCTGTGTCGCAATCGATCGGCCTATTGTGAAAGCTTGCTGCGCGGAATGGGTAACCAGACCGCGACGGCCATCATTGCCCTCTGGCTGCTGGCGGGAGTTTTTGGCAAGTTGATGACGGCGGGAGGTTTGATAGAAGGCCTGCAGTGGGTAGGAGCCTCGTTGGGCGCTACCGGTGGTGGCTTCGTATTATTGGCCTTCGTCATCTGCATGGTGTTCTCGCTGGGGACAGGCACCAGTGTCGGGACTGTCATCGGTCTCGGCCCCGTTCTCTACCCGGCGGGTGTGATGCTGGGCGCAGACCCGACCGTGCTGGCCGTAGCGCTGCTGTCCGGTGCGGCCTTCGGCGACAATCTCTCGCCGGTGTCGGATACCACCATCGTGTCGTCCTTGACTCAAGGTGCCCAGGTCGCCGATGTCATTCGAACGCGCTTGCCACTCTCGCTGTCCGCTGCGGGCATCTGCGTCGTCATCTTTCTCTTCTTTGGCGGCAGCGATGAAGCGCTCAGAGAAGTGTCCCGCTTGAGCCAGGGCGACATCAGCGGGCTCATCATGCTGTTGCCACTGATATTGGTGGTCGCACTTGCGCTCAAGCGGCGCCATATCGTCGAGGCCATGTTCTTCGGCAATCTGGCGGCGATGATCTGTGGCTGGCTGACGGGGGCGATCACGTTCGGCGATATCTTCTCGTTGCCAGCAGAACGTGGTGTCAGTACCGGGTTGATCGAGAACGGCATCGCCTCCGTCACCGGCGCGGTACTGTTCGCGCTGATGGTACTCGCGCTGACGCAAGTGATGTTGGATGCCGGCTTGATGCGTCGCCTGCTCGACAAGGCCAACGAGAGTCTGATCAAGACACGCACGGGTGCCGAGACCGGTATTGTCGCCGTGACGATCGCTGCTTCCATCCCATTGTCTGCCAACGCGCCGGCGCTACTGCTGGTCGGGCCGGGACTGGTGCGCAAGCTGGCCGAGAAGTTCGGGATTGCGCCAGAGCGCAGTGCCAACCTGATGGATTGTGCCGTGTGCACCGTCTTCTTCCTGTTGCCGTGGCACATTGCGGTGGCGGTCTGGCAGCAGGTGATCGCCGCCAGTGCAGCCGAGACGGGTGTGGCGGCACCCAGCGCGATGGCGTCCTTCTTTACGCCGTATCCCTGGGCCATGCTAGTGGTGTTGGCCATCTCCATCTACTGGCGTTCGCGCAACCAGAATGACCAGGACCTCCGCACAGAACATGGCGCGGCCGCTGGCCACTCCTCTGATGCCGTGCCGGCAAGCCCGGTAAAGCCTGTCTGA
- the rhtA gene encoding threonine/homoserine exporter RhtA — MSVAAVASPSRLWPIAMLLVAMCSIQSGASLATLLFPMVGAAGATAIRLMIASALLLVILRPWRKAVTRKAWKSIAIYGVALGVMNLLFYQAIQTVPLGIAVALEFTGPLAVALLSSRRWLDLGWVALAIVGLVLLLLLGEETAAPIDPIGAAFALGAGVCWALYILFGQKAGAGNGTQSAALGITIAALCVAPIGLMEAGTALFSLDVLPLALAVAVLSTALPYTLEMAAMPKLPTHTFGTLMSLEPAVAAVSGLLFLGQSLGTLQWLAIGLVITASVGTTLTGKASDIIEAPVPD; from the coding sequence ATGTCCGTTGCCGCTGTAGCGTCACCTTCTCGTCTATGGCCAATAGCGATGCTGTTGGTCGCGATGTGTTCGATTCAGAGTGGTGCGTCGCTTGCGACCTTACTTTTCCCGATGGTGGGTGCTGCCGGGGCCACGGCCATACGCCTGATGATAGCCTCAGCCCTGTTACTGGTCATCCTGCGCCCGTGGCGCAAGGCCGTGACACGCAAGGCATGGAAGTCGATCGCAATATATGGCGTGGCACTGGGCGTGATGAACCTGCTGTTCTATCAGGCGATCCAGACAGTGCCGCTGGGGATTGCCGTGGCACTCGAATTCACGGGGCCACTGGCAGTCGCCCTGTTAAGCTCACGTCGTTGGCTGGATCTTGGCTGGGTGGCGCTGGCAATCGTGGGTCTGGTGTTGCTGCTGTTGCTGGGAGAGGAGACTGCTGCGCCGATCGATCCCATTGGAGCAGCTTTCGCTCTGGGGGCTGGCGTCTGTTGGGCACTCTATATTCTGTTTGGACAGAAGGCCGGGGCCGGTAATGGTACACAGAGTGCGGCGCTTGGTATCACGATCGCAGCACTTTGCGTGGCGCCGATAGGATTGATGGAAGCGGGGACGGCGCTCTTTAGTCTGGATGTCCTGCCACTGGCACTTGCCGTAGCGGTGCTTTCCACCGCCCTGCCCTATACGCTGGAAATGGCTGCCATGCCCAAACTGCCGACTCACACCTTTGGCACGTTGATGAGCCTGGAGCCTGCAGTTGCAGCGGTCTCGGGACTGCTTTTCCTCGGCCAATCGCTGGGCACACTGCAATGGTTGGCCATTGGTCTGGTGATCACGGCGTCGGTGGGCACCACACTGACCGGCAAGGCGTCGGATATCATCGAAGCGCCAGTCCCCGACTGA
- a CDS encoding helix-turn-helix domain-containing protein, whose amino-acid sequence MHNSKDRPDVLIHVATNVRRLRQAAELSQQSLAEQAGVSRRMLVNIEKGDVNVSLSTLDKLAEALGVLFYALVQPPESQDSARINEVAWVGSTPESRAVLLASKPATQEVELWAWTLAPDEEYFCAADGAGWHEMLVVTEGELTLELASGTHVIAQGDFHVYPSDQPYRYHNAGIGTLRFIRNVLY is encoded by the coding sequence TTGCACAATAGTAAAGATCGACCCGACGTCCTGATACATGTCGCGACCAATGTTCGTCGTCTGCGCCAGGCAGCTGAGCTCAGTCAGCAGTCGCTGGCGGAGCAAGCGGGCGTCAGTCGTCGCATGCTGGTCAATATCGAGAAGGGTGACGTCAATGTCAGCCTCAGCACGCTTGATAAACTGGCTGAGGCGCTGGGGGTACTGTTCTACGCACTGGTACAACCACCAGAGAGTCAGGACTCTGCGCGCATCAATGAAGTTGCGTGGGTAGGGAGCACTCCCGAGAGTCGCGCGGTACTTCTGGCGAGCAAGCCCGCGACCCAGGAAGTCGAGCTGTGGGCCTGGACGCTAGCGCCTGACGAGGAATACTTCTGTGCAGCCGACGGTGCGGGCTGGCACGAGATGCTGGTGGTCACCGAAGGCGAGCTGACGCTTGAGCTTGCATCGGGTACCCATGTGATTGCGCAGGGTGACTTCCATGTCTACCCCAGCGATCAACCCTATCGCTATCACAATGCGGGTATCGGCACGCTGCGCTTCATTCGCAATGTACTGTACTGA
- a CDS encoding TspO/MBR family protein, which produces MSSLPSSSPARSLGQMVLWFGLCFATAAIGAIASVEAKSFYSSLTQPGWAPPAGAFGPVWTTLFVMMAIAAWRVARESKQACDGMQTARRIALGLFVVQLVINALWSWLFFAWQMGAAAFADVLLLWALIAITLVAFWRIDRLAGLLMVPYLLWVTLASALTWSVWQANPALLG; this is translated from the coding sequence ATGTCTTCTCTTCCATCGTCCTCACCCGCTCGTTCACTGGGCCAGATGGTGCTCTGGTTCGGCTTGTGCTTTGCCACGGCCGCCATTGGTGCCATCGCCTCGGTCGAGGCCAAGTCGTTCTATTCCAGCCTCACTCAACCCGGCTGGGCGCCTCCTGCAGGGGCTTTCGGGCCAGTGTGGACGACGCTTTTCGTGATGATGGCGATAGCGGCCTGGCGGGTCGCGCGCGAAAGTAAACAGGCCTGTGATGGCATGCAAACAGCTCGCCGTATAGCGTTGGGATTATTCGTTGTTCAGCTGGTCATCAATGCGCTGTGGAGCTGGCTGTTCTTTGCGTGGCAGATGGGCGCTGCGGCCTTCGCCGATGTCCTGCTGCTGTGGGCACTGATCGCCATCACACTGGTGGCATTCTGGCGCATCGATCGCCTCGCGGGTCTGCTGATGGTGCCGTATCTGCTATGGGTGACGCTCGCAAGCGCACTGACATGGTCAGTGTGGCAGGCCAACCCCGCCCTGCTTGGGTGA
- a CDS encoding ABC transporter permease: protein MNISSRLLQLVMVVLMVGGASFLMMQSLPGDASWRIAAGRYGYDALDAAAAASVRAEMGMEASGGLSFLYWLGDILRLELGTSLITGEPVWNEIRHQLGNSLSLAGAALGLSFLIGPPLGLLAGLRAGGLLDRSLLAICSLLRAIPQFLLALVLILLIAVEMGLLPAAGHGEAKHFILPALTLALGLAAVSARLARDAMAAVTQTAFHDFARWKGLSNAQTFWRHGLRHVALPLVTYLGLQFVTLVEGVVVIESIFGWPGIGHALVHAIFSRDVPMVQGTALVLGIGFVVINLLVDLLGRQLDPRGVK, encoded by the coding sequence ATGAATATTTCTTCACGCCTGTTGCAGCTAGTGATGGTGGTGCTGATGGTTGGCGGCGCTAGCTTTCTGATGATGCAGAGCCTGCCGGGTGATGCCTCGTGGCGGATCGCCGCTGGGCGATATGGCTATGATGCTTTGGATGCGGCAGCCGCAGCTTCGGTGCGCGCGGAGATGGGGATGGAGGCTTCCGGCGGGTTGAGCTTCCTTTACTGGCTGGGCGATATCCTGCGCCTGGAACTTGGTACCTCGTTGATTACCGGTGAGCCGGTCTGGAACGAAATACGCCACCAGTTGGGTAATTCGCTGTCACTGGCAGGTGCAGCGCTTGGTTTGTCATTCTTGATCGGCCCTCCGCTGGGTTTGCTGGCAGGGCTGCGTGCTGGGGGCCTGCTGGACCGCAGTCTGTTGGCAATCTGCAGTCTACTGCGCGCCATCCCTCAGTTTTTGCTCGCATTGGTATTGATCCTGTTGATTGCGGTGGAGATGGGTCTGTTACCTGCCGCAGGACATGGCGAGGCAAAGCACTTCATCCTCCCTGCGCTGACGTTGGCACTCGGGCTTGCGGCGGTATCAGCTCGCCTGGCGCGAGATGCCATGGCGGCAGTGACGCAAACCGCCTTTCACGATTTCGCGCGCTGGAAGGGGCTCAGCAACGCACAGACCTTCTGGCGGCATGGCCTGCGGCATGTCGCGCTGCCTCTGGTGACCTATCTTGGCCTGCAGTTCGTGACGTTGGTGGAGGGAGTCGTCGTGATCGAGAGCATCTTCGGCTGGCCAGGCATTGGACACGCACTGGTGCATGCCATCTTCTCGCGTGATGTACCGATGGTGCAGGGCACCGCGCTGGTACTAGGTATCGGTTTTGTGGTGATCAATCTGCTTGTTGATCTGCTGGGCCGCCAACTGGACCCGCGAGGTGTGAAATGA
- a CDS encoding ABC transporter permease gives MNVLERVSVRHAPQAISRPRWPLRRVIGASLVGSLVSLALLGLWILPGDPLEQHLYLALQGMHATYADGNLASAPLGYDHLGRSLYHRLVAALGLSLSIAAGAVICATLAGISLGVLAAGRGGWVERLLTLVADSLLALPGLLLVLMVSVILPSTPVALWLGLSLVLWVEFFRLSRATGRSALASPGIEASRLLGFGVLYRFRHHLWPTMAPVMLTAMAFGMANALMAIAALGFVHVGIPEPTPELGTMMVELLPYWREAPLALLTPVLVTFLLLLGLLLMSGGDAKASTAGNIAGARA, from the coding sequence ATGAACGTGCTTGAACGAGTTTCCGTGCGCCATGCACCGCAAGCCATCTCTCGCCCGCGCTGGCCATTGCGTCGCGTGATCGGTGCGAGTCTGGTTGGCAGCCTCGTATCACTGGCGTTGTTGGGCCTCTGGATACTTCCGGGCGACCCGCTTGAACAGCATCTGTACCTGGCACTGCAGGGCATGCACGCCACATATGCGGATGGAAACCTGGCGTCTGCCCCGCTGGGTTACGACCATCTTGGACGCTCGTTGTATCACCGTCTGGTGGCAGCGCTTGGTCTGTCATTGTCCATCGCGGCTGGGGCGGTGATCTGCGCTACGCTAGCGGGTATCTCGCTGGGGGTGTTGGCCGCCGGGCGTGGCGGCTGGGTGGAGCGTCTTCTGACTTTGGTGGCCGATAGTCTGTTGGCGTTACCGGGGCTGCTGCTGGTGCTGATGGTCAGTGTCATCTTGCCCTCCACGCCAGTCGCGTTGTGGCTGGGTCTCTCGCTGGTGTTATGGGTTGAGTTCTTCCGACTGTCGCGGGCCACTGGTCGTAGTGCACTGGCCAGCCCTGGTATTGAAGCCAGCCGCTTGTTGGGATTCGGTGTGCTCTATCGTTTCCGTCATCATCTTTGGCCAACGATGGCTCCTGTCATGTTGACGGCGATGGCTTTCGGCATGGCCAATGCGTTGATGGCGATTGCTGCGCTGGGGTTCGTGCATGTCGGTATTCCAGAGCCGACTCCGGAACTTGGGACAATGATGGTCGAGTTATTACCGTACTGGCGTGAAGCCCCGCTGGCGCTGCTGACCCCTGTTCTGGTCACCTTCCTGTTACTGCTGGGGTTGTTGTTGATGTCCGGTGGCGATGCCAAGGCATCCACCGCAGGCAATATTGCAGGAGCGCGCGCATGA
- a CDS encoding ABC transporter ATP-binding protein: protein MNAVIEHVKPADASETAIVLEAEAVSVMLRGAVPTQPPLLSPLSLSLQAGEPLVVIGETGSGKSLLAQALLGTLPRELAASGSLWLDGVEYPLHTPANRQPLWGRRLAVLPQEPWLALDPLMKVVKQVGEAYRLVARRGVQDARQAAHTDLVQLGVAAASDQLPGKLSGGMAQRVAFAAARAGGAPLLIADEPTKGLDAARVSEIGDMLLKSLAEMPRAGLMVITHDMTLARQIGGRLMVVRKGEIIEQGDTRKIMAAPAHPYTRRLLAAAPEAWPEVPPSVSTASPSSGSRKPIIRAQGLTIARGDHPLLRDVNISMSHGEIVGIQGASGCGKSSLGDALLGLLAPREGQVLRDDVAMHYQKLYQDPVAIFPPHRALGRLLKDVITRHRLDEGRLSGLMERLALAPELLARLPGQVSGGELQRFALLQLMLIKPRFIFADEPTSRLDPLVQQEVITLMVAMVREQGMALMLVSHDTELLRKVADRVLVVEDGRLRELPHPLKSG from the coding sequence ATGAATGCCGTGATAGAGCATGTGAAGCCAGCAGACGCATCCGAGACGGCCATCGTGCTGGAAGCGGAGGCAGTCAGTGTGATGCTACGGGGCGCAGTACCAACTCAACCCCCCTTGTTATCGCCGCTGTCGCTTTCACTACAGGCGGGTGAGCCGCTGGTGGTGATCGGCGAGACGGGATCCGGCAAGAGCCTCCTGGCCCAGGCGCTATTGGGCACTTTGCCACGTGAACTGGCCGCCTCTGGCAGTTTGTGGCTCGACGGAGTTGAGTATCCGTTGCACACGCCGGCCAATCGACAGCCGCTGTGGGGGCGTCGCCTGGCGGTGCTCCCGCAGGAGCCGTGGCTTGCGTTGGATCCTTTGATGAAAGTGGTCAAGCAAGTCGGAGAGGCTTATCGGCTGGTGGCAAGGCGTGGAGTGCAGGACGCTCGGCAAGCTGCTCATACGGATCTCGTACAGCTCGGGGTTGCCGCAGCCAGTGACCAGCTACCTGGCAAGCTCTCTGGCGGCATGGCGCAGCGTGTGGCCTTTGCTGCTGCACGTGCGGGTGGCGCGCCGTTATTGATTGCCGATGAGCCGACCAAGGGGTTGGACGCCGCGCGTGTCAGCGAGATTGGCGACATGCTGCTCAAGTCACTGGCAGAAATGCCACGAGCAGGACTGATGGTGATCACGCATGACATGACGTTGGCACGCCAGATTGGTGGGCGTCTCATGGTGGTTCGCAAGGGGGAGATCATTGAGCAGGGGGATACGCGCAAGATCATGGCGGCGCCGGCGCACCCCTATACGCGTCGACTACTTGCGGCTGCACCCGAGGCATGGCCTGAAGTACCACCCTCAGTGAGCACGGCATCACCTTCGTCTGGCTCGCGCAAGCCCATCATCCGTGCCCAGGGGCTGACGATAGCGAGGGGTGATCACCCGCTGCTGCGTGACGTGAATATCAGTATGAGCCATGGTGAGATCGTCGGCATTCAGGGCGCATCCGGCTGCGGCAAGTCATCACTGGGAGATGCGCTGCTGGGTCTGCTCGCACCTCGTGAAGGGCAGGTGTTGCGTGATGATGTGGCAATGCATTACCAGAAGCTGTATCAAGATCCTGTCGCGATCTTTCCGCCGCATCGCGCCTTGGGACGCTTGCTGAAAGATGTCATTACACGCCACCGGCTCGATGAGGGTAGATTGTCCGGGCTGATGGAGCGACTGGCCTTGGCGCCAGAGCTGTTGGCGCGATTGCCCGGACAGGTGTCTGGAGGTGAGCTGCAACGCTTTGCACTGTTGCAGTTGATGCTGATCAAACCGCGCTTCATCTTCGCCGACGAACCGACATCACGACTGGATCCACTCGTGCAGCAGGAAGTGATCACTCTGATGGTCGCGATGGTTCGCGAGCAGGGGATGGCGTTGATGCTGGTCAGTCACGACACGGAACTGCTGCGCAAGGTAGCGGATCGCGTGCTGGTCGTTGAAGACGGTCGATTGCGAGAATTACCACACCCCCTGAAGTCAGGATAG